The following are encoded together in the Mangifera indica cultivar Alphonso unplaced genomic scaffold, CATAS_Mindica_2.1 Un_0083, whole genome shotgun sequence genome:
- the LOC123207506 gene encoding protein suppressor of white apricot-like isoform X2: MFVSKHGGQSEIVLRVKQGDNPTFGFLMPDHHLHSYFRFLVDNSDLLSEENKNESGLDQTTGVGGGGALSLLGSVYGSGEDEDDGAEDTLELKRNKSGAASDSVNATISKGSEQTESPGNVARKDEKVSKHSFPSSKEKAPMIKRNQSVSAVKFRTSSGTKKECDLASLRPAADKPQGSASPSKPKFELPVVEPPSDMKRAVEKIVEFILRNGKEFETVLVEQDRAYGRFPFLLPSNLYYPYYLKVLNSSEESKLPGKGSSSDRRDSTGLGVDKKKAVSKESDMQSLGSDIPYDSDKKEKFKMVISKSKKDGQEQPSKVTAPNTGVTLDAAAAAAILQAATRGIRNPNLDILSNKSLNGSSQGPISEGGQTSQCQSSKQRLDQKGEPSIPVPVANAIAKSAAIAAASEADSSEASLTEEQKLKAERLKRAKVFTAMIKSKAAPSKNETLHCLSVEAAGSGFSGSSAEVANLLGKEREGSSVPVDVDTSSKNEKIEMKDFGEDSERRSKRKYRSRSNGDGEEEEEEEKEENDHKRSKKKRHSHRSSHHSRDRKRHSSSKDRDSRHRHSQHRHRQHKYSDDESQESKDLQKHDSSYDDEHRYSRPRHKHVSSSDDEHGRHRHHRRHKYSSDEEHRHLKHRKRSHSEREVDLEEGEIKSDQSKASNSNALSRETSVDVSKSSYHASREPSVDLSKINQDGRASSQPSNSTSEVSDDLRAKIRAMLMATL, translated from the exons ATGTTTGTTAGCAAGCATGGTGGGCAATCTGAAATAGTTTTGAGGGTCAAACAAGGAGACAACCCAACATTTGGGTTCTTGATGCCTGATCATCATCTGCATTCATACTTTAGATTTCTCGTTGATAACTCGGatcttctgagtgaagaaaacaaaaatgaaagcGGGCTTGATCAAACCACTGGTGTCGGAGGAGGTGGTGCATTGTCTTTGCTTGGTTCTGTGTATGGTTCTGGAGAGGATGAAGATGATGGAGCTGAGGATACCCTGGAACTTAAAAGAAACAAGTCTGGGGCTGCTTCTGATTCTGTTAATGCAACCATTTCGAAGGGTTCTGAGCAGACAGAATCTCCTGGAAATGTGGCTAGGAAGGACGAGAAAGTTTCTAAGCATTCGTTTCCTTCTTCAAAAGAGAAGGCTCCTATGATAAAAAGAAACCAATCAGTTAGTGCGGTAAAGTTTAGAACTTCAAGTGGGACAAAAAAAGAATGTGACTTGGCTTCACTTCGCCCTGCTGCTGATAAGCCACAAGGTTCTGCTTCACCAAGCAAGCCCAAGTTTGAATTACCTGTTGTGGAGCCTCCATCTGACATGAAGAGAGCAGTTGAAAAGATAGTTGAATTTATCCTCAGAAATGGGAAAGAATTTGAGACCGTTCTTGTTGAACAGGACCGTGCCTATGGAAGATTTCCGTTCCTTCTGCCATCAAACTTGTATTATCCCTACTATCTAAAAGTTCTTAATAGTTCTGAAGAG TCAAAGTTACCTGGCAAGGGTTCCAGTTCTGATAGGCGTGATTCAACAGGGTTGGGGGTGGACAAGAAAAAGGCTGTATCCAAAGAAAGTGATATGCAATCCTTAGGATCTGATATACCTTATGATTCTGACAAGAAGGAAAAGTTTAAGATGGTAATAAGCAAGTCGAAGAAGGATGGACAAGAACAACCTTCAAAAGTCACTGCACCTAATACTGGTGTCACCTTGGATGCAGCTGCAGCTGCTGCCATTCTTCAGGCAGCTACACGAGGCATTAGAAATCCCAATCTAGACATTCTATCAAATAAGTCTTTAAATGGTTCCAGTCAAGGCCCTATCAGTGAGGGTGGACAGACTTCTCAGTGCCAGAGTTCTAAACAGAGGTTGGATCAGAAGGGGGAGCCAAGTATTCCTGTCCCTGTTGCAAATGCTATCGCAAAATCAGCTGCTATTGCTGCTGCAAGTGAGGCTGACTCATCTGAGGCCAGCTTGACAGAAGAACAGAAGTTGAAGGCTGAGAGATTGAAGAGGGCAAAAGTTTTTACCGCCATGATTAAAAGTAAAGCAGCACcttcaaaaaatgaaacattGCACTGCTTATCTGTAGAAGCGGCAGGTTCTGGGTTTTCTGGATCAAGTGCTGAGGTTGCAAATCTCTTAGGCAAAGAAAGAGAGGGCAGTTCGGTTCCAGTTGATGTTGATACTTCTAGCAAAAATGAGAagattgaaatgaaagattttggTGAAGATAGTGAAAGACGTTCAAAGAGGAAGTATCGTTCAAGATCTAATGGGGATGgagaagaggaggaagaagaagaaaaggaagaaaatgatcaCAAGCGCTCTAAAAAGAAACGGCATTCTCATCGATCTTCACACCACAGCAGGGACAGAAAAAGACATTCCTCATCAAAGGACAGAGATTCTCGGCATCGGCACTCACAACATCGACATAGGCAACATAAATACTCTGATGATGAATCTCAAGAGTCCAAAGATTTACAGAAGCATGATAGCTCCTATGATGATGAGCATCGCTATTCCCGACCTCGACACAAGCATGTTAGCTCCTCAGATGATGAGCATGGTCGCCACCGACATCATCGCAGGCACAAATATAGCTCTGATGAGGAGCACAGACACCTAAAGCATAGGAAGAGGTCTCACTCGGAAAGAGAAGTAGACCTGGAGGAAGGGGAGATTAAATCAGATCAATCAAAAGCAAGCAATAGCAATGCCCTTAGTAGAGAAACTTCTGTGGATGTATCAAAATCATCATATCATGCTAGTAGGGAACCTTCTGtggatttatcaaaaataaatcaagatgGAAGGGCTTCATCTCAGCCCTCCAATTCAACTAGTGAAGTTTCTGATGATTTGAGAGCAAAAATCCGAGCTATGTTGATGGCAACCCTGTAA
- the LOC123207506 gene encoding splicing factor, suppressor of white-apricot homolog isoform X1 — protein MDLEVIGRHALLFDDDTNASFVNSAAALVEWNSLSIDRYDVRHLLSSPPPRVKRHLSPPRHPDSPSESELDHERYLDLPSTSAECEQDLGDGAIPVNDSGYNAVPFSYGNTGESTVERNVEAESGFRPPFPVPESLLQNLPPTEKVHQIIARTAMFVSKHGGQSEIVLRVKQGDNPTFGFLMPDHHLHSYFRFLVDNSDLLSEENKNESGLDQTTGVGGGGALSLLGSVYGSGEDEDDGAEDTLELKRNKSGAASDSVNATISKGSEQTESPGNVARKDEKVSKHSFPSSKEKAPMIKRNQSVSAVKFRTSSGTKKECDLASLRPAADKPQGSASPSKPKFELPVVEPPSDMKRAVEKIVEFILRNGKEFETVLVEQDRAYGRFPFLLPSNLYYPYYLKVLNSSEESKLPGKGSSSDRRDSTGLGVDKKKAVSKESDMQSLGSDIPYDSDKKEKFKMVISKSKKDGQEQPSKVTAPNTGVTLDAAAAAAILQAATRGIRNPNLDILSNKSLNGSSQGPISEGGQTSQCQSSKQRLDQKGEPSIPVPVANAIAKSAAIAAASEADSSEASLTEEQKLKAERLKRAKVFTAMIKSKAAPSKNETLHCLSVEAAGSGFSGSSAEVANLLGKEREGSSVPVDVDTSSKNEKIEMKDFGEDSERRSKRKYRSRSNGDGEEEEEEEKEENDHKRSKKKRHSHRSSHHSRDRKRHSSSKDRDSRHRHSQHRHRQHKYSDDESQESKDLQKHDSSYDDEHRYSRPRHKHVSSSDDEHGRHRHHRRHKYSSDEEHRHLKHRKRSHSEREVDLEEGEIKSDQSKASNSNALSRETSVDVSKSSYHASREPSVDLSKINQDGRASSQPSNSTSEVSDDLRAKIRAMLMATL, from the exons ATGGATCTGGAGGTGATCGGCCGGCATGCCCTGCTCTTCGACGACGACACCAACGCATCGTTCGTGAACTCCGCTGCCGCCTTGGTTGAGTGGAACTCACTCTCCATCGACCGTTACGACGTCCGCCACCTTCTCTCCTCTCCTCCGCCTCGCGTCAAGCGTCATCTCTCGCCGCCACGTCATCCGGATTCCCCGTCGGAATCGGAGCTTGATCATGAAAGATACCTCGATTTGCCTTCCACGTCAGCAGAATGCGAACAAG atTTGGGTGATGGAGCCATACCTGTGAATGACAGTGGCTATAATGCTGTTCCCTTTTCATACGGAAACACTGGTGAATCCACTGTTGAAAGAAATGTTGAGGCTGAGTCTGGGTTTCGGCCTCCCTTCCCAGTGCCAGAAAGTTTACTTCAAAACCTA cCTCCGACAGAGAAGGTACATCAAATCATTGCTAGGACTGCTATGTTTGTTAGCAAGCATGGTGGGCAATCTGAAATAGTTTTGAGGGTCAAACAAGGAGACAACCCAACATTTGGGTTCTTGATGCCTGATCATCATCTGCATTCATACTTTAGATTTCTCGTTGATAACTCGGatcttctgagtgaagaaaacaaaaatgaaagcGGGCTTGATCAAACCACTGGTGTCGGAGGAGGTGGTGCATTGTCTTTGCTTGGTTCTGTGTATGGTTCTGGAGAGGATGAAGATGATGGAGCTGAGGATACCCTGGAACTTAAAAGAAACAAGTCTGGGGCTGCTTCTGATTCTGTTAATGCAACCATTTCGAAGGGTTCTGAGCAGACAGAATCTCCTGGAAATGTGGCTAGGAAGGACGAGAAAGTTTCTAAGCATTCGTTTCCTTCTTCAAAAGAGAAGGCTCCTATGATAAAAAGAAACCAATCAGTTAGTGCGGTAAAGTTTAGAACTTCAAGTGGGACAAAAAAAGAATGTGACTTGGCTTCACTTCGCCCTGCTGCTGATAAGCCACAAGGTTCTGCTTCACCAAGCAAGCCCAAGTTTGAATTACCTGTTGTGGAGCCTCCATCTGACATGAAGAGAGCAGTTGAAAAGATAGTTGAATTTATCCTCAGAAATGGGAAAGAATTTGAGACCGTTCTTGTTGAACAGGACCGTGCCTATGGAAGATTTCCGTTCCTTCTGCCATCAAACTTGTATTATCCCTACTATCTAAAAGTTCTTAATAGTTCTGAAGAG TCAAAGTTACCTGGCAAGGGTTCCAGTTCTGATAGGCGTGATTCAACAGGGTTGGGGGTGGACAAGAAAAAGGCTGTATCCAAAGAAAGTGATATGCAATCCTTAGGATCTGATATACCTTATGATTCTGACAAGAAGGAAAAGTTTAAGATGGTAATAAGCAAGTCGAAGAAGGATGGACAAGAACAACCTTCAAAAGTCACTGCACCTAATACTGGTGTCACCTTGGATGCAGCTGCAGCTGCTGCCATTCTTCAGGCAGCTACACGAGGCATTAGAAATCCCAATCTAGACATTCTATCAAATAAGTCTTTAAATGGTTCCAGTCAAGGCCCTATCAGTGAGGGTGGACAGACTTCTCAGTGCCAGAGTTCTAAACAGAGGTTGGATCAGAAGGGGGAGCCAAGTATTCCTGTCCCTGTTGCAAATGCTATCGCAAAATCAGCTGCTATTGCTGCTGCAAGTGAGGCTGACTCATCTGAGGCCAGCTTGACAGAAGAACAGAAGTTGAAGGCTGAGAGATTGAAGAGGGCAAAAGTTTTTACCGCCATGATTAAAAGTAAAGCAGCACcttcaaaaaatgaaacattGCACTGCTTATCTGTAGAAGCGGCAGGTTCTGGGTTTTCTGGATCAAGTGCTGAGGTTGCAAATCTCTTAGGCAAAGAAAGAGAGGGCAGTTCGGTTCCAGTTGATGTTGATACTTCTAGCAAAAATGAGAagattgaaatgaaagattttggTGAAGATAGTGAAAGACGTTCAAAGAGGAAGTATCGTTCAAGATCTAATGGGGATGgagaagaggaggaagaagaagaaaaggaagaaaatgatcaCAAGCGCTCTAAAAAGAAACGGCATTCTCATCGATCTTCACACCACAGCAGGGACAGAAAAAGACATTCCTCATCAAAGGACAGAGATTCTCGGCATCGGCACTCACAACATCGACATAGGCAACATAAATACTCTGATGATGAATCTCAAGAGTCCAAAGATTTACAGAAGCATGATAGCTCCTATGATGATGAGCATCGCTATTCCCGACCTCGACACAAGCATGTTAGCTCCTCAGATGATGAGCATGGTCGCCACCGACATCATCGCAGGCACAAATATAGCTCTGATGAGGAGCACAGACACCTAAAGCATAGGAAGAGGTCTCACTCGGAAAGAGAAGTAGACCTGGAGGAAGGGGAGATTAAATCAGATCAATCAAAAGCAAGCAATAGCAATGCCCTTAGTAGAGAAACTTCTGTGGATGTATCAAAATCATCATATCATGCTAGTAGGGAACCTTCTGtggatttatcaaaaataaatcaagatgGAAGGGCTTCATCTCAGCCCTCCAATTCAACTAGTGAAGTTTCTGATGATTTGAGAGCAAAAATCCGAGCTATGTTGATGGCAACCCTGTAA